In Falco biarmicus isolate bFalBia1 chromosome 5, bFalBia1.pri, whole genome shotgun sequence, a single genomic region encodes these proteins:
- the LOC130150571 gene encoding CD276 antigen homolog isoform X2: MEEVFKMKLILLLSFALLIYILITRWLTGEVLVTVSSEPSVVSVGEQVTLSCQLTDSVPFNTSVLWYKLEKGKDAPLCASSSLGGVVDQCQDEERKRMACHWKRRALLLVIQAVQVAEEGTYVCAVNGSVVTKATMHLDVTAIGTKPTLYRDQQEENMCRYTCKSKNWYPKPEVIWTNYGGDMADVEANTNVTWSERDHFTVQSIITVPCDKVDVVCVVQLNKTKASQSGSLNDMTVGGTCAYKGRITGSFVKPKVMWINSQGEDLSSLALTSILQETDNSVAIESSIEIPCGQPPPSFVTAEREHSLQVPQQSESSDFFWVPCLLVLLILAATPCMKIGNSGEKLCVSNGEYSAYAYSVLAWLRALGWDTRDAPAIATAPRVLC, encoded by the exons ATGGAGGAAGTGTTCAAAATGAAGCTCATACTGCTCTTGTCCTTTGCTCttctaatatatattttaattacaagGTGGCTTACAG GCGAAGTGCTTGTCACCGTCAGCAGTGAACCGTCAGTTGTCTCTGTTGGAGAGCAAGTGACTCTGTCCTGCCAGCTGACAGACAGTGTCCCCTTTAACACGAGTGTGCTTTGGTACaaactggaaaaggggaaggatGCTCCACTGTGTGCTTCATCCAGCCTGGGTGGGGTGGTGGATCAGTGCCAGGATGAAGAACGGAAGAGGATGGCGTGTCACTGGAAGAGAAGAGCACTTCTCCTGGTTATCCAGGCAGTGCAAGTAGCTGAGGAGGGGACATATGTTTGCGCAGTGAACGGCAGCGTTGTCACAAAGGCTACTATGCACCTTGATGTTACAG CAATTGGTACCAAGCCAACTTTGTACAGGGATCAGCAAGAGGAGAATATGTGTCGCTACACGTGTAAGTCAAAAAACTGGTACCCAAAGCCTGAAGTTATTTGGACGAACTATGGAGGAGACATGGCAGATGTGGAGGCCAACACCAATGTAACGTGGAGTGAGAGAGACCATTTCACGGTGCAAAGCATCATCACAGTGCCTTGTGATAAAGTAGATGTGGTGTGTGTAGTCCAACTCAACAAAACCAAGGCAAGCCAATCAG GTTCCTTGAATGACATGACTGTGGGAGGCACTTGTGCGTACAAGGGCAGAATAACAGGTTCGTTTGTAAAGCCCAAAGTGATGTGGATTAATTCCCAAGGAGAAGACCTATCTTCACTGGCCCTGACAAGCATTCTACAGGAGACGGACAATAGTGTTGCAATAGAAAGCTCCATTGAGATACCCTGTGGACAACCACCACCTTCGTTTGTGACCGCTGAAAGGGAACACAGCCTACAGGTGCCTCAACAGTCAG aaagcagtgaTTTCTTCTGGGTTCCCTGCCTCCTTGTCCTCCTTATTTTAGCAG CAACGCCTTGCATGAAGATTG GTAACTCAGGAGAAAAACTGTGTGTGAGCAACGGTGAGTATTCTGCTTATGCATACTCTGTCCTTGCCTGGCTTAGAGCCCTGGGGTGGGATACGAGGGATGCTCCAGCAATAGCAACAGCTCCAAGAGTGTTGTGCTGA